A window from Thermoflexus sp. encodes these proteins:
- a CDS encoding glycerol-3-phosphate dehydrogenase/oxidase gives MPLNREEGWLRLHEPWDLLIIGGGITGAGLLEEATRWGFRAVLLEQHDFAWGTSSRSGKMVHGGLRYLRHGQVRTTWRSVREREHLLRAFPGLIQPLNFLIPLYREDPLARATLAIGLWIYDRFAGRRNHHYLSREALLTLAPHLRAEGLQGGYRYGDALTDDARLVLRLIQNAVRRGAVALNYVRVEGFLQSRSGAIEGIMARDRISGREIEVRARAVVNATGAWADQLRGKLHRPPRLRLLRGSHLLIPGWRLPLAQGVILLHPRDHRPLYVLPWEGMTLVGTTDVDHHHDLEAEPAIQPEELDYLLLALQRAFPSLDLSASDVTATFSGVRAVIGTGRQPPSREPRDHAVWEEEILTVTGGKLTTFRVMARDALRALRRRLPAPSPRSPEPVGPEVREAAQALAEQFDPALCLRLSSRYDPELLPAFLQAPSEEQERIPRTDLRWVEIRWIIAHEAVVHLDDLLLRRTRLGFQLPEGALPFLERHGSRLRAMLGWDEKQWAQEVERYRQIWRNAYQPPT, from the coding sequence ATGCCCCTGAACCGCGAAGAAGGCTGGCTTCGACTCCACGAGCCCTGGGATCTCCTCATCATCGGCGGCGGGATCACGGGGGCCGGGCTGCTGGAGGAGGCAACGCGCTGGGGATTCCGCGCGGTGCTGCTGGAGCAGCATGACTTCGCCTGGGGCACCTCCAGCCGGTCCGGGAAGATGGTCCACGGCGGGCTGCGCTACCTGCGCCATGGGCAGGTCCGCACCACCTGGCGTTCCGTGCGGGAGCGCGAACATCTCCTGCGCGCCTTCCCCGGCCTGATCCAGCCTCTGAATTTCCTGATACCGCTCTACCGGGAGGATCCCCTCGCTCGAGCAACGCTGGCCATCGGGCTCTGGATTTACGACAGGTTCGCGGGCCGCCGAAACCACCACTACCTCTCCCGGGAGGCGCTGCTCACCCTGGCCCCCCATCTCCGGGCGGAAGGTCTCCAGGGGGGCTATCGCTACGGGGATGCCCTCACCGACGACGCGCGGCTGGTGCTCCGGTTGATCCAGAACGCCGTCCGCCGGGGCGCCGTGGCGCTGAATTACGTCCGGGTAGAAGGCTTCCTGCAATCGCGATCCGGAGCCATTGAGGGGATCATGGCCCGGGATCGGATATCCGGCCGGGAGATCGAGGTGCGGGCCCGAGCGGTCGTGAACGCCACGGGCGCATGGGCGGATCAGCTACGGGGAAAACTGCATCGGCCGCCGCGGCTGCGGCTCCTGCGGGGCAGCCACCTGCTGATCCCTGGCTGGCGGCTTCCCCTCGCCCAGGGGGTGATCCTCCTCCATCCCCGGGATCACCGGCCGCTCTACGTGCTCCCATGGGAGGGCATGACGCTGGTCGGCACCACCGATGTGGATCACCACCACGATCTGGAGGCCGAGCCGGCGATCCAGCCGGAGGAGCTGGATTACCTGTTGCTCGCCCTGCAGCGGGCGTTCCCCTCCCTGGATCTTTCCGCCTCGGACGTTACGGCCACTTTCTCCGGGGTGCGGGCGGTCATCGGGACGGGACGACAGCCGCCCTCCCGGGAGCCGCGGGATCACGCGGTGTGGGAGGAAGAGATCCTGACCGTTACCGGAGGGAAGCTCACCACCTTCCGGGTGATGGCGCGGGATGCGCTCCGGGCCCTTCGGCGGCGCCTGCCCGCGCCCTCCCCACGGTCCCCGGAACCGGTGGGGCCCGAAGTTCGCGAGGCCGCCCAGGCCCTGGCCGAGCAGTTCGATCCGGCCCTCTGTCTCCGCCTCAGCAGCCGTTACGATCCCGAACTGCTCCCGGCGTTCCTCCAGGCTCCGTCCGAAGAGCAGGAGCGCATCCCCCGGACCGATTTGCGATGGGTTGAGATACGATGGATCATTGCCCATGAGGCGGTGGTCCATCTGGATGACCTGCTGTTGCGGCGGACCCGCCTGGGCTTCCAGCTGCCGGAGGGGGCGCTTCCCTTCCTGGAACGCCATGGCTCCCGGCTCCGGGCGATGCTGGGCTGGGATGAGAAACAGTGGGCCCAGGAAGTCGAGCGCTACCGGCAGATCTGGAGGAACGCTTACCAGCCGCCCACGTGA
- a CDS encoding FAD-binding oxidoreductase — MRRWNGWGEHSVTVPLPSSALQFLEEQLGPGTPPRDCTLEEALAGIPPSRLPPHPLIRTDPEIRLHHAAGQGLPDWIALRSGRIHAPDGVAFPETNEEVRALLAYAEMVGARVVPYGGGTSVVGHVRVLPDPRPALVIDLQRMNRLLGLDPVSALATFQAGIRGPDLEAALRAQGFTLGHYPQSFEYSTLGGWVMTRSVGQFALGYGRIEDLFVGGRVETPKGPLVLPVFPPSAAGPDLRHLVLGSEGRMGILTEATLRVRPLPEAEAFQTFFFPGFPEGLAAIREMVQAGLPLTMLRLSTPEETRVTLRLTGRRRLVRWLEGWLRLQGLGGNPCMLLVAAAGSRRVVHAAMAEAHHMAARHGGRSMGSLLAREWLRQRFRSPYLRNTLWELGYAVDTLETAVIWARVPRMVAAIEEALRRGLADIGERVYVFSHISHVYPHGANVYTTLMFRLAPDPEENLERWRRLKQAASEAILRLKGTSSHQHGVGVDHQPYLEAEKGTLGLAILRAVFQTVDPHERMNPGKLVGSSFSGNGRELARG, encoded by the coding sequence ATGCGCCGCTGGAACGGATGGGGTGAGCACTCGGTGACCGTCCCTCTACCCTCTTCCGCCCTTCAGTTCCTGGAGGAGCAGCTCGGGCCGGGAACCCCACCCCGGGATTGCACGCTGGAAGAAGCGCTGGCCGGCATCCCGCCTTCCCGCCTCCCCCCTCATCCCCTCATCCGGACGGATCCGGAGATCCGGCTGCATCACGCGGCCGGCCAGGGCCTTCCAGACTGGATCGCCCTCCGCAGCGGGCGAATCCATGCGCCGGACGGGGTGGCCTTTCCCGAAACGAATGAGGAGGTGCGCGCCCTGCTGGCCTACGCGGAGATGGTGGGCGCGCGGGTGGTGCCTTATGGCGGCGGCACCAGCGTGGTCGGGCATGTGCGGGTGCTCCCCGATCCCCGTCCCGCCCTCGTCATCGATCTCCAGCGCATGAACCGTCTCCTCGGGCTGGACCCGGTGAGCGCTCTGGCCACCTTCCAGGCAGGCATCCGGGGCCCGGATCTGGAGGCTGCGCTGCGCGCCCAGGGCTTCACGCTGGGGCACTACCCGCAATCGTTTGAATACTCGACCCTGGGGGGCTGGGTGATGACCCGCTCCGTCGGCCAGTTCGCCCTGGGCTATGGGCGCATCGAGGATCTCTTCGTCGGCGGGCGGGTGGAGACCCCAAAGGGGCCGCTTGTTCTTCCCGTCTTCCCGCCTTCCGCAGCTGGTCCCGATCTCCGCCATCTGGTCCTGGGTTCGGAGGGCCGGATGGGGATCCTGACGGAGGCCACGCTGCGGGTGCGCCCGCTCCCGGAGGCCGAGGCGTTCCAGACCTTCTTCTTCCCGGGGTTCCCGGAAGGCCTGGCCGCGATCCGGGAGATGGTCCAGGCCGGGCTGCCGCTCACGATGCTCCGGCTGAGCACGCCGGAGGAGACCCGGGTCACGCTGCGCCTGACGGGGCGCAGGCGGCTGGTCCGTTGGCTGGAAGGCTGGCTGCGCCTGCAGGGATTGGGGGGAAACCCCTGCATGCTTCTGGTCGCCGCCGCCGGGTCGCGCCGGGTGGTCCACGCAGCGATGGCGGAGGCTCATCACATGGCCGCGCGGCACGGAGGCCGATCCATGGGGAGTCTTCTCGCCCGGGAATGGCTTCGCCAGCGGTTCCGCTCGCCCTACCTGCGCAACACCCTGTGGGAGCTCGGTTACGCGGTGGACACGCTGGAGACGGCCGTGATCTGGGCGCGGGTGCCCCGCATGGTCGCCGCCATCGAGGAGGCGTTGCGCCGCGGTCTGGCGGATATAGGGGAACGCGTGTATGTGTTCAGCCACATCTCGCATGTCTACCCGCATGGGGCTAACGTCTACACCACGCTGATGTTCCGCCTGGCTCCGGACCCGGAGGAGAACCTGGAGCGCTGGCGGCGTCTGAAGCAGGCCGCCAGCGAGGCGATCCTGCGGCTAAAGGGGACGAGCAGCCATCAGCATGGGGTCGGAGTGGATCACCAGCCTTACCTGGAGGCGGAGAAGGGAACGCTCGGCCTAGCCATCCTGCGCGCTGTCTTCCAGACGGTGGACCCCCACGAGCGGATGAATCCGGGCAAGCTGGTGGGGTCTTCATTTTCCGGGAACGGGCGCGAACTCGCCCGGGGATGA
- a CDS encoding (Fe-S)-binding protein yields MASTVSAAESAPVHAIPLVQGFTPDHPPDYGEILRCTHCGLCLNQCPTFRVLGWEPDSPRGRIYLMRAVAEGRLELNPDFREHMEVCLACRACQTACPATVQFGRLVEAARWQIRQALPISPGERLLRALVFGLILSHPSFLTLLARGLWLYQAAGIQRMIRKAGWLHRMPRALQTMENMLPDRIPARGMVTGRVFPAIGERRGRVALLAGCVMRTLLAPIQEATIRVLTRQGFEVVIPRGQVCCGALHVHAGERRRAQALARRNLTAFLREEVDAILVNAAGCGVAMKEYGELLGDDPRWAEAARAFSAKVRDVTEFLDAAGLRPLPRRLSGRVVYQDPCHLAHGQGVRAQPRRLLRALGLTVIELPDGDLCCGSAGIYNITHPEIANALLEEKVAQIRRIAPDRVVTANAGCMLQLAMGLRRAGIPIPVQHVVELLDEAGGDSPSGAGT; encoded by the coding sequence ATGGCCTCGACCGTTTCGGCGGCGGAATCGGCGCCGGTCCATGCGATCCCCCTTGTGCAGGGGTTTACGCCGGATCATCCGCCGGATTACGGGGAGATCCTGCGTTGCACCCACTGCGGGCTCTGCCTGAACCAGTGCCCCACCTTCCGCGTGCTGGGCTGGGAGCCGGATTCCCCCCGCGGGCGGATCTATCTGATGCGGGCAGTGGCGGAGGGGCGCCTGGAGCTGAACCCTGATTTCCGGGAACATATGGAGGTCTGCCTCGCCTGTCGGGCATGTCAGACGGCCTGCCCGGCCACGGTGCAATTCGGCCGCCTGGTGGAAGCTGCCCGCTGGCAGATCCGGCAGGCCCTGCCCATCTCCCCCGGGGAGCGATTGCTGCGAGCCCTGGTCTTCGGCCTGATCCTCTCCCACCCGTCCTTCCTGACCCTCCTCGCCCGCGGGCTCTGGCTGTATCAGGCCGCCGGGATCCAGCGGATGATCCGAAAAGCCGGCTGGCTGCACCGCATGCCCCGCGCGCTCCAGACGATGGAGAACATGCTGCCGGATCGGATCCCGGCGCGCGGGATGGTCACCGGCCGGGTGTTCCCGGCGATCGGGGAGCGACGGGGACGCGTCGCCCTGCTGGCCGGATGCGTCATGCGCACCCTGCTGGCCCCCATCCAGGAGGCCACCATCCGGGTCCTCACCCGCCAGGGGTTCGAGGTGGTGATCCCCCGTGGCCAGGTCTGCTGCGGTGCCCTCCACGTCCACGCCGGGGAGCGACGTCGGGCCCAGGCCCTGGCCCGCCGGAATCTCACGGCCTTTCTGCGAGAGGAAGTGGATGCCATCCTGGTCAACGCCGCCGGCTGTGGGGTGGCGATGAAAGAGTATGGCGAACTCCTGGGCGATGATCCCCGGTGGGCGGAAGCCGCCCGCGCCTTCAGCGCGAAGGTGCGGGACGTCACCGAGTTCCTGGACGCGGCAGGCCTGCGCCCTCTCCCCCGACGCCTATCCGGGCGGGTGGTCTACCAGGATCCATGTCATCTGGCCCACGGCCAGGGGGTTCGCGCGCAACCCCGACGGCTGCTCCGGGCGCTTGGCCTGACGGTGATTGAACTGCCCGATGGGGATCTCTGCTGCGGCAGCGCGGGGATCTACAACATCACCCATCCGGAGATCGCCAACGCTCTGCTCGAGGAGAAAGTAGCTCAGATCCGCCGGATTGCGCCCGATCGGGTGGTGACTGCCAACGCCGGGTGCATGCTGCAGCTCGCCATGGGCCTGCGGCGGGCCGGGATCCCGATCCCTGTCCAGCATGTAGTGGAGCTACTGGATGAAGCCGGGGGAGATTCCCCATCGGGGGCTGGAACCTGA